One Capricornis sumatraensis isolate serow.1 chromosome 8, serow.2, whole genome shotgun sequence genomic region harbors:
- the ARL5C gene encoding putative ADP-ribosylation factor-like protein 5C, giving the protein MGQLMAKLMSIFGEREHKVIIVGLDNAGKTTILYQFLTNEVVHTCPTIGSNVEEIVLQKTHFLMWDIGGQESLRSTWNTYYSNTEFIILVIDSTDRDRLLTTREELYKMLAHEALRDASILIFANKQDMKDSMTIVEMSQFLTLSAIKDHPWHIQGCCALTGEGLPAGLQWMQSQATAN; this is encoded by the exons ATGGGACAACTGATGGCCAAGTTGATGAGCATCTTCGGGGAACGGG AGCACAAGGTTATCATCGTGGGACTGGACAATGCAGGGAAGACCACCATTCTCTACCAGTT CCTGACAAATGAGGTGGTCCATACATGTCCCACCATTGGTAGCAACGTGGAAGAGATTGTTCTGCAAAAGACCCACTTCCTCATGTGGGACATAGGAGGACAGGAGTCTCTGCGCTCCACCTGGAACACATACTACTCCAACACTGAG TTCATCATCCTTGTGATTGACAGCACAGACCGGGATCGGCTGCTGACCACTCGAGAGGAGCTGTATAAGATGCTGGCCCATGAG GCTCTACGAGATGCTTCCATCCTCATCTTTGCCAATAAGCAGGACATGAAGGACTCCATGACCATCGTGGAGATGTCCCAGTTCCTCACCCTTAGTGCCATCAAAGACCACCCGTGGCACATACAGGGCTGCTGTGCCCTCACCGGGGAAGG GCTGCCTGCCGGGCTGCAGTGGATGCAGTCTCAGGCCACTGCCAATTGA